One part of the Truepera radiovictrix DSM 17093 genome encodes these proteins:
- a CDS encoding DUF2721 domain-containing protein: MRLDLTTPALLFPAISLLLLAYTSRFLTLATLIRELHKRYLEGEGAAVLGQISNLRRRVQLIRAMQALGVLSFFGCVFSMFLLFIGAETLGQGVFGLSLLLLMVSLALSVWEIQMSVGALDLQLQDLEDEEGRLHRRPRKRTPRSRARR, translated from the coding sequence GTGCGCCTCGACCTCACCACCCCCGCGCTGCTCTTTCCGGCCATCTCGCTCCTGCTGCTGGCCTACACCAGCCGCTTTTTAACCCTGGCGACCCTGATCCGCGAGCTGCACAAGCGCTACCTCGAGGGCGAAGGCGCGGCGGTGCTCGGTCAGATCAGCAACCTCCGGCGCCGCGTGCAGCTCATTCGCGCGATGCAGGCGCTCGGGGTGCTCAGCTTTTTCGGCTGCGTGTTCTCGATGTTTCTGCTCTTTATCGGCGCCGAGACCCTGGGGCAGGGGGTCTTCGGGCTCAGCTTGCTCCTCTTGATGGTGTCGCTCGCCCTCTCGGTGTGGGAGATTCAGATGTCGGTCGGCGCCCTCGACCTGCAGCTGCAAGACCTCGAGGATGAGGAGGGGCGCTTGCACCGGCGGCCGCGCAAGCGCACGCCGCGCTCCAGAGCCCGCCGTTAG
- a CDS encoding glycosyltransferase family 4 protein, whose product MPPTLPPDRLTLAFYTLDYPPGRFVSSIGLYTQKLAAALAARGHRVFVLSRSEEGERVERDGEVTVLRLGPPRVAVPARVTLFSASSRALTGLRDEVRFRRRLADKLSELVAREGVDLIEAADSAAEAGFYRPQRHPRVPLVIRLHGPTAVAELFDRNVPEFGRRLIRRAERALFVKATHLTTPSEVSRRLFAAELGLHDRPIAVFPNIPTVDPTRITPADPAAADPDTVLYVGRSTKQKGLQVLVKAIPGVLEAHPSARFVFVGPDGPSASGHPSFQAYLLSQVPERYRGALHFVGYRDHAALRCFYERAALCVFPSLFESFGYTCLEAMTYGKAIIASPTGGMGEMLAEGRCGLLYTPPDADELRRHILTLLQDAPLRERLGRAARERALSCYHPEVIVAETERFYYRAVAECAR is encoded by the coding sequence ATGCCCCCGACGCTGCCCCCCGACAGGCTCACCCTCGCGTTTTACACCCTCGACTACCCGCCGGGGCGGTTCGTCTCGAGCATCGGGCTCTACACGCAAAAGCTCGCCGCCGCGCTCGCGGCGCGCGGCCACCGCGTCTTCGTGCTGAGCCGCAGCGAGGAAGGGGAGCGCGTCGAGCGCGACGGGGAGGTCACGGTCTTGCGCCTCGGGCCGCCGCGCGTCGCGGTGCCGGCGCGCGTAACGCTCTTTAGCGCCTCGAGCCGCGCGCTCACCGGTCTGCGCGACGAGGTGCGGTTTCGCCGGCGGCTCGCCGATAAGCTCTCGGAGCTCGTCGCGCGCGAAGGGGTCGACCTCATCGAGGCGGCTGACTCGGCGGCAGAAGCGGGGTTTTACCGGCCGCAGCGCCACCCGCGGGTGCCGCTGGTGATCCGCCTGCACGGCCCCACGGCGGTCGCCGAGCTTTTCGACCGCAACGTGCCCGAGTTCGGGCGGCGCCTGATCCGGCGGGCCGAGCGCGCGCTCTTTGTCAAAGCGACCCACCTTACGACGCCGAGCGAGGTGTCGCGCCGGCTGTTCGCCGCCGAGCTCGGCCTCCATGACCGGCCGATCGCGGTGTTTCCGAACATCCCCACCGTCGACCCGACGCGCATCACCCCCGCCGACCCCGCCGCCGCCGACCCCGACACGGTGCTCTACGTCGGCCGTTCGACCAAGCAAAAGGGGTTGCAGGTGCTCGTCAAGGCGATCCCGGGGGTGCTCGAGGCGCACCCGTCGGCCCGCTTCGTCTTCGTCGGACCGGACGGGCCGAGCGCGTCGGGGCACCCCTCGTTTCAGGCCTACTTGCTGAGCCAGGTCCCCGAGCGCTACCGGGGGGCGCTGCACTTCGTCGGTTACAGGGACCACGCGGCGCTCCGCTGCTTTTACGAACGGGCCGCCCTCTGCGTCTTCCCCTCGCTCTTCGAGTCGTTCGGCTACACCTGCCTCGAGGCGATGACCTACGGCAAGGCGATCATCGCGAGCCCCACGGGGGGGATGGGGGAGATGCTCGCCGAGGGGCGCTGCGGGCTGCTCTACACGCCGCCCGACGCCGATGAGCTGCGCCGGCACATCCTGACGCTCCTCCAAGACGCCCCGCTGCGCGAGCGCTTGGGCCGAGCGGCGCGGGAGCGGGCGCTCAGCTGCTACCACCCCGAGGTGA